GGGCGTGGAGATCGGGTTGGGGTTCGACGCCGCCCGCAGACCGGGCAGTGCCGTTCACGACGCCGTCTTCATGCGCGAGCAGCGCTACTCGCGTGACACCAACGGCGCCGGTGGCCTGGAGGGCGGCATGACCAATGGCGAAGACCTCGTGGTGCGCGCGGCCATGAAGCCCATTGCCACCCTGATGAAGCCGCTGCCGACCGTCGATGTGGTGACCCATGAAGCTGCCGACGCTGCACGCGAACGCTCGGACACGACGGCGGTGCCTGCAGCCGGCATCGTCCTGCAATCCGTCATCGCGTGGGTGCTGGCCGATGCCGTGATGGAAAAGTTCGGTGGCGATACCCTGCCAGAACTGCAAGAGCGAGTACGGACGGCGCGCGCCTTTGCCGAGACTTACTGAATGCACGCACACGACGGCACCCTCCCTGTTTTCGTGTCTCGCGAGTGGGCCCGGTTGTCCCTTTCGCAAGTGAACGCACCGTGATGGCCCTGTCACAGTTCTCCGAGCGGCTTGGCCTGACGCTCGAACCGTTCGAGTCCGTCGGCCGGGTTTCGCAGCGGTCACAGGCACCGAGCGATGATGCGCCGATTCGTCTAGACTGCAGCATCATGACTGGCCCCTCCCCTTCCCTGATCGAGCGTCCCGTAAGCTGGGTGGCCCTGGCAGGGTTCATGGGAACGGGCAAGAGCCGGATCGGGTGGGAACTGTCGCGGGCCCTGGCGTTGCACTTTGTCGATACCGACAAACTGATCGCGCGGGTCGCGGGTCGTCCGGTGCCCGAACTCTTCGCGCAGGAAGGCGAGGCGCGCTTTCGGGCTTTCGAGCGGGAAGTGGTTCGGCGCGTGGTTCGGCTCGACTACGCCGTCGTGAGCCTGGGCGGCGGCGCTTTTGTTGCCCCGGAAAACCGGCAGACGCTGCTGGCACGCGGACCGGTAGTGGTGTTGTGGGCCTCGCCGGAAACCATTCTGAAACGCACACAGCACACCGACCGGCCGCTGCTGAAAACCGAGCAGCCGCTCGAACGCATTCGCGGCCTGATGGCCGAACGTGAAGGCGCCTACCGCGAAGGTACCATTCACGTCAGCAGCGACGGACGGGCTTCGAGCGAGGTGGTGGACGAAATCGTCGGGAAACTCTGGCACTGGCAGCAAGACGAGGCCGAGGACGGCCACGAGCACACCCCCGGGATAACGCAGCTGCAAGGCGGGCATGAAGCGGATTGACGTTCAGGCCAGCGTTCCTTATACCATTACGGTAGGCCGGGGGTTACTTTCGGCCGTGGACATGCCGGAAAGCCGGCGCGTGCTCATTTACGACGAGGGCCTGCCCGGCAGCCTCGTCGAGCACGTCCGAAGGCGCCTTCAGACGGAGTTGAATCTTGCGGTGCCCTCTGGTGATGCGTGCAAGACGCTCGACGTGTACGGCACACTGCTTTCACGGCTGGCGGGGGCCGCGCTGGCGCGCGACGCGGCCGTGATCGGACTGGGGGGCGGCGCCACGACCGACCTGGCCGGCTTCGTGGCCGCGTCTTACCTGCGGGGCGTCGCCTTCTATACGCTCCCGACCACCCTGCTGGCCC
The Deinococcus peraridilitoris DSM 19664 genome window above contains:
- a CDS encoding shikimate kinase, which translates into the protein MTGPSPSLIERPVSWVALAGFMGTGKSRIGWELSRALALHFVDTDKLIARVAGRPVPELFAQEGEARFRAFEREVVRRVVRLDYAVVSLGGGAFVAPENRQTLLARGPVVVLWASPETILKRTQHTDRPLLKTEQPLERIRGLMAEREGAYREGTIHVSSDGRASSEVVDEIVGKLWHWQQDEAEDGHEHTPGITQLQGGHEAD